CGCCTCCGCCAGGGGAAGGCGGATATCCTCGCCGTTCGTCCACGGTTTGTCCCAGAAGTAAATCGTCAGGCCCTTGCCGTCGTCGGCCTCCAGACCGAGCATCCGGCACGCGGACGCTGCCGCCTCACCAGAGAAGATGATCTTGACTTCCACATCGGCGTTCTTCAGCGTATCCGCCATAATCCCTTTATCGCATAGGGATACCCGGGCCGCACCCTTGGTCCATCCAGGGCACGTTCACCGCAAGCGCAGCACGGCGCGTGCGGTGCACGAAGGCCCGTGGCTCCCCCGGACACCGAAATCTCCCAGGGCCACGAGCACTTAGAGCTTGGCAGCGAGGGGCTTCCCGTCATGCGCTAGAAGGTGGGGAAGGACGGGCCCTCAGTGAGGTTCACCGTCTACTGCAAGGCGGCGATGTCAACATCGACGAAGGAGCCGCTTGTTACCCGGCCCACAAGGATGCCCACAGCGGCTCTTCCGGCACGGTCCGTCAGACGTTGGGGACGTGCAGCCTGTCCCAACTGAACCTTCCGGGGACGCCGTCGGCATCGCCGGCGGGCCGAGAAGTGGAGCTTTTGCTGCCAGGCGGCTTAGGACTTCACATCGCCCCGGCCCCACACGTCGGCGTCACAGCTGGACTCGTATCGATTGCAACCTTCAGCGACAAGCCGTTTGTGCATCGCGGCGATCACCGGCGATTTCTGCCCCGTGTGGAAGAACGAAGCACCAGGGAACGGCTCGAACTTTGCGGAGCCGCCATCCATGCGCTGGCAATAGACCCCGTTCGTCCTTGATGGCCTTTGCTGTCTTGGCGTTGTAGAGAGGGTCCTTGAGCTTTCCGGGAATCCTGAGCGCGTCCGGTTGGGGAGAACCGCTCCGGGTGCCTGAGGGAACGTATCTGAAAGAGACCGAAGGAAGGATTTGTTGTCGGCCAGACCCTCGCCCCCGACAGCGGCTGGCTCGCCCCCTGGACTCCGCATTGCGCAGCGAGAAAGATCAGTTACAGAAAGATCAGTTACTTCGAGCGTATGGCAGTGTCACCAACGGGGCAAACGGAGCCCAGGCCGGGTTGTGGGCCGGCCTACGAACCGTCAGGCCGAAGATCCGCTGTCGAGGAGATTCTGGCGTGACCGCGGCCGAGCAGCCACTCGGGCATCCGCCCGGCTGGCCGGCAGCAGCGCCAGCCGCTGTAATACGGTTTGCAGACCGGCACTTCGCCGGCCATGGCGGAACGCGAGCCCGCTGATCTGCTCGACGTACGCCGCGCGGACGCTTGTTCCTCTCGGCAGACTCATGATCGCGTTTCGGCGATCCTCCGGTGCTCTGCACAGAAAAGATCCGGGGGACTTCCAGCCGCCGCCCACATTGCTTGACTTCCCCAAGTGTGCAGATGCACGCTGATAAAGACGCTACATGTGTGCTGTGTGCTGGCAAAGCCGCGCACATCGCACACGCGTCTACAGTGAAGATTCGCAGGGCTGGCGAGATCGCATTTGCTCGGGCCTTCACCGGCCCGACTTGGGTGACGCCCGCCGCTCTCGCGTATCGGTAAGACATAGGGGCCCAAAACGGCGCGCCTCCCGTCCGTGGCTATACCCCAGTCGCTAAGCCCAGGAGGAACACACTCGTCCATTCACGAGCCCGTGACGGTTGGCCTGATCGACCGTCGGTCGAGAATCGACGAGCCCCTTGGTCGGCAGGCTCGGCGGACAAGCCGACTCGATTCGTGCTTCGGTGCCGAGCCCTCTCGGAAGCTCAGCCCACGGATTTCGTGCCGTCATGCGACGGCGTCAACCTGCAACTCGCAAGGGAGAGCGGAATGCACCTCGTCACTCGCGCTGATTGGGGGGCCAAGCCGCCTCGTTCGCCCCTCGTGCACATCGCGTCCACCCGGGGCGTGAAGGTCCACTACGAGGGCGCTCCCGTCCCGGCCGATCTCGCCAAACCGGAGAACCACCCCAAGTGCGCCGGCCGGGTGCGGGCCATCCAGGCTGATCATCTGGCGAACCGCAAGGAGAATTACTCCGACATCGCCTACAGCTTCGTGGTCTGCCCGCACGGTCATGTCTTCGAGGGCCGTGGCCTGCACAAACTCCAAGGTGCCAATGGCAACCGCCAGCTCAACCTGAACCACTACTCGGTGTGCGCCATGGTGGGCGACTCCGGCCTCACCCATCCGACCAATGCTCAACTGGACGGCACCCGCGACGCCATCGACCTTCTGCGAGAGAAGGGCGGCGCCGGAGCGGAGATCGAAGGTCACCGCGATGGCTTCGCCACCGAATGCCCTGGCGAACCGCTCCACGCGTGGGTGAAGAAGGGCGCTCCACGGCCCGGCGGTGCCCCGTCCCCGCCCCCACATACCGGCATCAGGATCAGCCTCTCCCACGTCATCACTGCCGCACGCAGCGACCCGAACGCCGCCCAGGGGCACACCACATTCCCTGCCGACGTCAGACCCGTGGAGGCCGCCCTGGTCGCAGAGGGGCTGCTGGACCCGAGCCTCGGTGACGACGGGTCATTCGGCTCCCGGACTGTCGACGCCTACGCGGCCTACCAGCGCCGCCAGGGGCTCCCCGTAGCGGACGCCGACGGCATCCCGGGCAAGTCCACCCTCACTACGCTCGGCAGCCGGCACGGGTTCATTGTCGCCGCCTGAGCCCCTAACTTGGATCCACCGGTGGTCCAGGCCATACGCGATGATCCGATGGCCATGAGAGACAGCGGCCAGACGGCCGCGCGCAACGGGCGGAAGCCGTGGTGCGTCGGTGGCGCTGCTCAGCGAGTTGGACGAGCCGGGCCGCATCGTCGTCACCGTGATGTCGGTAGGCCGCCATCAACTGCTCGTAGCCGTACGGCTCATACGGGCCGCCGTCCCGCTCCAGCATCGGAAGGCGGAGGTCTGACCTTAGCGAGGTATCCGGCGAGGGAGTTAAGGATCTCGTTGGCGGTCTTGGCCCAGGTGAAGGGCCTGGGGTTCTCTTTCCACGATTCGATCGGCGATGATGAACGCGGCGAACAGGCTGGTGGTGCCGTGCCCCAGAGAGTCATGGGTCCGCCCTTCAGGCATGCCCGGCAGCACCGGCTGACCAGTTCGTCCTTGCGTCAGCCAGGCCGCGGCATGTCCGTCAGACCCTCCAGCCGATGGGCAACGAACCATGCATGCCACTTCCTCACGTGTCCGCAATCACCTTGAGATCTGCCGCCTCACGCGTCTGATGCCAGCTCGACCGGCCCGGCTGGTCGCACCGGCCTCGCCGTGGCCCTGAGATGCTGGGAAAAGCGAACCGAAATACGCTGGTGTGACGCCTGGGACCGCCCTGGAGGTGTGCGATGAGCCACGACACGGGTGCGGACGTCGACGAGCTGCTGACCATGTCGCGGCCGGAGCTCGACCGGCTGTTCCGCGCCAGTCATCCCGGGGAGATACGTCGAGGTGAGGGACGTGGCACCGTGGCCACGGCGCGCGGTGCGAAGGTGTGCAAGACAGGGAAGATCTTTGGCCGCGACGGCGGCGGACTGCGCAACAGGGTCACGCCCTTCGGCATCCGCGCGATACGCGCGAAGGCTACCGGGACAAGAGCCTGCTGGACGGCGGCGAAAGCATTGTCCTGGACTGTTCCCGCACCTCGCTTGTCGCGCACTGGATACGTGACGAGATTCGCCAGATCGGCCCCCGTCCCTCTCTGGGAATCGTCTGCGGGGGGTGGGGTGGACGTATCGCCGTCCGCCCACCTCGCCGACCTTGTGCGCAGAGCACAGTGTTCGCATGCCGCGATGGATACCTGGCGGGCGGGGCTTCGGATAGCGAGCGGATCGCTTGGCTGCAGTCGCGTTGCGTGCCATGCGCGGCCTTCTACGTCAACAACGTCGGCAGGGGACGGCGGCAGATCCTGAACGAGGCCCAGCTGCGCGAAGCGATCCTCCACGGTGATCTCGACGGTCAACGTCGCCCTCACTTTTCTGGCCCAGCGTCGGAACTGCTGCCGTCCGGCCACGCGCTGACCATGCCGTCATGAACACCCGCACCGGACACCGGAAGGAATTCCACGATGGGTAGAGCTCACGACGACTCAGCGGGCCGCACGACATCGCGAAATGCCGACGAGACCGGAACCGCGTCCTGGTTCGTCCAGTTGCACAACAAGCTGGCGCTGGCCCTCGACCACAAGGTCGGCTGGCAGAACCTGCCGAAGTCGCTCGGCATGCTGACCCTCATCGGTCTCCGTAACAATCTGCGCCGGAAGAACCTCTTCGACACCAGCACCTACCCGACACGGAACCTGCCACCGATCGGGCCGTCGGAACCGCGGCACCTCACCGAGCGCACAGGCGACGGTACGTACAATGACCTCGCGAACCCTCGTATGGGCATGGCCGGTTCGCGCTTCGGCCGCAACGCCCCGCCGGAGCGGAACCTCCCCGAAACCGAGCCGCAGATCATGTCTCCGAGCCCACGTGAGGTAAGTCGCGCCCTCCTCACGAGGCGTGAGTTCGTCCCCGCGGAGTCCGTCAACGCCCTGGTCGCAGCGTGGTTGCAGTTCATGATCCGGGACTGGGTCAGCCATGGGCAGGGCAGGATGGACGTCCCCTGGCACATCCAGCTGGTCGACGACGACCCTTGGCCCGCCCGACCGATGCTCGTGCCGCGGACGCCCGCCGACCCGACCCGCCCGGACAGTGACGACGGGCTGCCGCCGACGTACCTCAACGAGAAATCTCACTGGTGGGACGCGTCCCAGCTCTACGGCGACGACCTGGCCGCCCAGCGGCAGCTGCGCACGGGCGAGGACGGCAAACTCAAGGTCCCCCGGAACGGATCGCCATTCTCAGACGACCCCGAACGGGACCCGGCGAGCGTGCCCGGGTTCTGGGTGGGCCTCGCCATGATGCACACCCTGTTCATCCTGGAGCACAACGCCATCTGCGACAGGCTGCGCGGCGAATACC
This Streptomyces decoyicus DNA region includes the following protein-coding sequences:
- a CDS encoding peptidoglycan-binding domain-containing protein; this translates as MHLVTRADWGAKPPRSPLVHIASTRGVKVHYEGAPVPADLAKPENHPKCAGRVRAIQADHLANRKENYSDIAYSFVVCPHGHVFEGRGLHKLQGANGNRQLNLNHYSVCAMVGDSGLTHPTNAQLDGTRDAIDLLREKGGAGAEIEGHRDGFATECPGEPLHAWVKKGAPRPGGAPSPPPHTGIRISLSHVITAARSDPNAAQGHTTFPADVRPVEAALVAEGLLDPSLGDDGSFGSRTVDAYAAYQRRQGLPVADADGIPGKSTLTTLGSRHGFIVAA